The genome window CATGAAGCTAGCCCCTCCTCTCCTGCAGGAAACACTGATTCTCTTGCCGAAGAATAACACCTGACCAAGGCCATAGAGCAAGTATCATCTGTTGGTTTTGTTGAAAACTACACGCAAAACTGGTGTTTATCCTCAACGGCGTTTGTTGGCTTAAACCACAAGTTTGTGAAGCTAAATATTAAGTGCTACGAAATGCGGGGTGGTTCGTAACCCATCGGCAGGGTCGAACGCCACCACCTTTCAATTCCCGTGAAAAGAAACCAAGGGCAAAAGATGCGCTATCTTCACACAATGGTCCGTATCCGCGACATCGATGAATCGCTGGATTTCTATTGCAACAAGTTCGGTCTGGAAGAAGTCCGCCGCACGGAAAACGAAAAAGGCCGGTTCACGCTCATCTTCCTCGCAGCCTCGGAAGACAAGGGCAGATCGGCCGCAGAACGGGCTCCGGAACTCGAATTGACCTATAATTGGGACCCGGAGGAATACACCGGCGGGCGCAATTTCGGTCACCTCGCCTATGTCGTCGACAATATCTACGAGACCTGCCAGACGCTGCAGGATAAGGGCGTTGTCATCAACCGCCCGCCGCGTGATGGCAACATGGCCTTCGTCCGCTCACCCGACGGCATTTCGATCGAGATTCTGCAGAAGGGATCGCCACTGCCGCCACAGGAGCCCTGGCTCTCGATGCCGAATACCGGCAGCTGGTAGAAAATTCAGTTCGCTGATTGCAACTCCTGCGCGTACTCGTGCACCGCTTTGCGGCGCTCGGGTGTGCCAGGATGCGTAGCGAGGATATTTGTTCCGCTGTCGTCGTGAAGTTTTGATTCCAGCAGCGTAAAGAACCGGCCGATCGCTTCGGGATCGTACCCGGCCTTGGCCATCAGTCGAACACTATGCCGGTCGGCGTCAGCCTCCTGGGCGCGTGAGTAAGAAAGAGCCAACAACCCGCCGCCCTGCACGAGAATATCCTCCATGCCGCTGCCAATGTCGCCGCCAATCAGCATGATCAGGCCCGCAGCGCCAACCGAGCGATAAAACTGCCTGAGACTATGCTCCAGTTCAACGTGGCCAATCTCATGTGCCAGAACCCCAAGCAGCAACTCCGTATCGCCATCAGCGAATTTCACCAGCTCGTCGGTTATGACGACCGTGCCATCCGGCAAAGCGAAAGCGTTCGGCCCGATCAACCCGCCCTGCCGGAATTCCAGCCTGAACCTGCCGGAATCCAATCCGGACCGGGCTTTCAAGCGTTCAAAGCCCTCCCGAAGTTTCGATCGCTCGTCAGGGGACAGCGCCGTGGTGTCAAACGTGGTGGCATCCAGTGTTTGCAGCGTACCTCTTGCCATGATTTCCGGCACCACCGGCGGGGTTACAGCAACGGCCAATTCGACGAGAGCCGGTAGCGCAAAGCGATATATGCCAATGATAAAGAGGATCGCCAACACGGCAAACATAACCAAACGCGGATGAAATCGCTCCGCCCGGTGGATCCAGCCCGCGCGACCGCCCTTCGCGACGGCCACGAGCGCGTCGATCGCATCATTGTCTGGCGTTTCGAACACGCTGCCATTTGCGAGGGTCAGCCGCCGAAGCACGTTACCGACCCGCTCAGTCACAGTCGTGTTCGAAACGACCCCGGAAGTCAGCAATGCACCGTCTTCCGCCAACACCGACAGGTTTGCCCCTTCAGCAACCAGAGATGCCCTGACGAAACGGTTTGACTGCTCCGGATACCAAATGCCCGCGATTGGCTGGGGATCAGAAGGCAACAGCTATTCCCTCGATATCCATAAACTCTGCTCCTACAGCAGACCCAGTATCCTTGATCGTCGAGAGGATTTCACCGATTTCACCGTCGAAACCCATTTCCGTATGCGCTGCCTGAAACCGCGCCAAGCGTACAGTCGCCCAGGGTCGCATCAGGCCCAGCGTTGCAATCGTGACGATCAGATTGGAAATGACAATCCAGACAAATTGCCAGCGCGGCATGTCAGACAACAAGTAGTGGCGTCCGTCGAACGTCGTTGCGCTGAATCCGACATTTCGCACACCTGCGGAGTAGAGGCCCTGTACAATGCTCCCAACAACAAAGAGCGAAAAATACAGCAGAACGACAGTTGCCATATTCCCGAAAATGCTTTCGGCACCACTGGCATTTTCCGTCAGCGTTTGGATCTGCGAGGTCAGCATCGGGAAAATGAGGACGGCGATAAGTACCCAACCGCCTATGGTGAGAAGCGCTGGCAGCCACCAGATACCATAGAGGTCACCCAGCGTCGGCTCCGTTTTGACCGGCCGCCCTCCGTAGAGCAAATTTCGGAACGTATAACGCAGCATCCACCGGCTTGCGATGGGAGCACAAATTCCCAACGTAATTGCCGCGATGACAGGACCAAGGAAAAACGCCTTTGCAGCGCCCCAATAGCGGCCTGTGAAATCGAACCGGACATTGCGATAGCTCGTGACGCGTGCATTGAAGCGCAAGCCACGTGCAATGAGCCACGGCATGGCGATGACAAAAATCACCGCGAGAATGATCCCGAGCGCCGGCGCAAAGGTCAGAAGCACATTGTAGAGAATGATGAAACCAATAACGATGATCTGGCCAATGAGAATTTGTTTTGGCCGCGCATGGTAATCAAATCGTCCGTCCGCCAGTGCTGTATTGCCATACATGTATCTGTTGCGCCGAACTTTTGCCCAAGCGTAATAAATGCCCAAGGTGATGATCGTCAGAAGGACATTGACGATCCAGATGCCGAAATATTCTTTTGCCGTTCCAGAGAACGTGAAACGGTGCCTGCTGTACCTATCATCACGGCCAAATTGAACTTGGTCTGAATATGCCATGTTTCCCCCGAAACAAATGTTGCGCTGTAAAACCCCAGAATCTGCTTAGCGCGAGTTGCTTTGAACTTGCAATGCTACTTCTGGACGAGTCGCTTTCTTGATGGTGGATAAAGCTGCTTCCAAGCGTCTCCCTCTCCTGATATCAGAAATGACAAAATGAGGAGGATGCCA of Phyllobacterium zundukense contains these proteins:
- a CDS encoding VOC family protein, translated to MRYLHTMVRIRDIDESLDFYCNKFGLEEVRRTENEKGRFTLIFLAASEDKGRSAAERAPELELTYNWDPEEYTGGRNFGHLAYVVDNIYETCQTLQDKGVVINRPPRDGNMAFVRSPDGISIEILQKGSPLPPQEPWLSMPNTGSW
- a CDS encoding M48 family metallopeptidase, yielding MPSDPQPIAGIWYPEQSNRFVRASLVAEGANLSVLAEDGALLTSGVVSNTTVTERVGNVLRRLTLANGSVFETPDNDAIDALVAVAKGGRAGWIHRAERFHPRLVMFAVLAILFIIGIYRFALPALVELAVAVTPPVVPEIMARGTLQTLDATTFDTTALSPDERSKLREGFERLKARSGLDSGRFRLEFRQGGLIGPNAFALPDGTVVITDELVKFADGDTELLLGVLAHEIGHVELEHSLRQFYRSVGAAGLIMLIGGDIGSGMEDILVQGGGLLALSYSRAQEADADRHSVRLMAKAGYDPEAIGRFFTLLESKLHDDSGTNILATHPGTPERRKAVHEYAQELQSAN
- a CDS encoding YjgN family protein, producing the protein MAYSDQVQFGRDDRYSRHRFTFSGTAKEYFGIWIVNVLLTIITLGIYYAWAKVRRNRYMYGNTALADGRFDYHARPKQILIGQIIVIGFIILYNVLLTFAPALGIILAVIFVIAMPWLIARGLRFNARVTSYRNVRFDFTGRYWGAAKAFFLGPVIAAITLGICAPIASRWMLRYTFRNLLYGGRPVKTEPTLGDLYGIWWLPALLTIGGWVLIAVLIFPMLTSQIQTLTENASGAESIFGNMATVVLLYFSLFVVGSIVQGLYSAGVRNVGFSATTFDGRHYLLSDMPRWQFVWIVISNLIVTIATLGLMRPWATVRLARFQAAHTEMGFDGEIGEILSTIKDTGSAVGAEFMDIEGIAVAF